TGTATGGAAGAATCTGACCTATTTCATGCACAAGTGCAAAAGTACAGCCTACAGGCTTTCCAGCTTCCAGGTCACCACGACGTTTACCGCAAGGGATCCTATATTCATATTTTAGCTAAGACATCTACCTGGTATGAATTGGCACCCATAGCTCGAGGGTAGCAAATTAAAGCTTCATTACTATTTATCGGCTTTGGTTGTTCTGaaatgcattaatattttaatttctgtaCTTTAAACGAACATTTATCAATATGGTGcatgtgtagcggaactggacagGGTCGATcgtcggcgaccaggtagctcaattggtagagcatccggctagtgttaggaggtcccaggttcgaaccccggtctggtcttgcatttttccactcctactacatttggtgccgtggccaaaccttgtttcaagtgaggtgaatacttgacaaggggatacccgaacctgggttgtgagttgtgaagtcttcggggtcgaagacttaaaaaagggagggaagagtgtagcggaactggaccagGTCGATCGttggcgaccaggtagctcaattggtagatcatccggctagtgttcggaggtctggccgtgcatttttccactcctactacacgTTTGACAGAACATCGTGTCCCAAACTTTGCCAAACTACACTAACTTATCTTATCATATCAATTTCAAGGGTTTATGGTTATATAATCATGTATGTGAGATACCTATCATGTgcgaaaatgtaaatataaaataaaaagaactTCTTTTCTTCTTCTGGATTATGACAGTCCACAGAAAAAAGACTATTTGAATTGGTTGGTATTTGTGTTCTCCTGTCATCTCTCGCTATGTATAAGTTGATGAATGTATGGCTATACATCAGATTGTTTTATAGAGCAAATTGATTCTGGCATAGCCCTTAATGTAAAGAAATTCGAGACAGTCTCGATTTTGTAAGAAGACTGTATTTTAAGATTGATCATGAGTGCACCCAGGTccctttatataaaacatcaaaatttataatttttgatatatatgttattgataaCTACCCTTCTTTTTGTATCAGTTTCTTCAAGTACACATAGATGTTGGTTTACCTTTTGGCGTTGgaatacattgttatattacatcaatatattGTTGGGATTTGAGctatcagtttttgtttttgaaatacaCTATTATATTTAATAGTTATTGGTATTAGACCTAGTAtggttattataaaataactCACATGTCTATAGCAAAAGGAAATGCTGTGATTATTGCCCTCTCTCATAATACCTTATTActaatcatatacatatatatacaatttctCTTTCCTTTCTTAAGGTTAATATCCTGCATCATCAAGTGTTGATATGGAACAGAACCATGATCCTAACCCTCTAAGTCCGGGACATATCGGTATGGAGCAGAGTGTGGTCAACTCGAGTCTGCCGGAGACAACACACATACAGATAGAGCAGGCTCAGGTGGCTTCCAGTGGATCCAACAACCCTATAGCGCCTCGTATGCAAAATGTAGTGATACACATGGGTGAATCTGGAGATGGTCTGTTTTCACCCGACGGAAATGTTGTCTTTTCAACTCAACAACATTTGGAGACAACAAGTCCAAATGGCCAGTCACCACCTCCAATTTATGTTTCATCGCTCAAGCCGATGAATGACAATATAATTCAGATTGAGACTGTGACAGATGTACAAGATCAATTAGACTCCTCCACCAAACAGAGTGGAATGATGAGTTGTCTTGTGTGTAATGACAAGGGATCAGGCTATCATTATTCTGTATTTTCTTGTGAGGGATGTAAAGGATTTTTCAAAAGGACCGTTCAGAAAAACTTAATGTACACGTGTAAAGACGTTGGCAACTGTAATATTAACAAATTCACAAGGAACAATTGTCAGTACTGTAGGTTCATGAAGTGTCAACAGATGGGTATGAAAAGAGAAGGTAAGATACGTATACATTCATATTTAGTGTCTTTATACCTAAACTTTTTTTAacaattataacattattatctccccttataacATCGAGTGTTTACCAAGGCGTTAAAGAAACCTAGCAATTATTAACTTTATTAATATGTTGTACAGACATACAATGTCTTTGCAATTTCAATGTGTCATTTAACATTTTGCATAATTTTCTTGTAATCTTTTCATTTTCCTTTGAGTAATTTGAGATATTATGAATTCAGGTAATTTTCAATTTAGGGCAAGTACTTTTGAACATTAATTATAACTTGTCAGATGGACCAGGGATGCTGAAAATGTATTTCTTGCCCAGGAAGTCAAATTATCCTTTctcaataaacattttgtaagtCATTAATTTAGTCTGAAACTTAATGGAAAGATCCAGACacaaaggggccgcggtggccgagtggttaaggtgtcccaacactttaacactagccctccacctctgggttgtgagttcaaaacctatgtggggcagttgccaggtactgagtgtaggccggtggttttttctccgggtactccggctttcctccacctgtaaaacctggcacgtccttaaatgaccctggctgttaataggacgctaaacaaaaacaaaccaaaccagacAGTGCAGACACAGAATAGGCATCCAGCAATCTAGATCTAtggagagtatgtttttgacttcCCAAAATGAGATTTGACTCTTGGGTATTACTATTAAGTGTTTTGACCCTTCaaatttttgtgaaataatgaTTTGACTTCAAAACTGCTAAAATTTAATTTAACGGTCGACTGGTCATGGATGCCCAGTCCCTGAAACTGCtatcagggcatccagtagaccaaGGAAAGTATGTTTTGACCTGGTAAAATCAGTTTTGATTCCTCggtttgaagggacatgtctatttgacagtTTTTTTACCTTTCAGATTaatatttctgagaaaaaacTACTATGTTTTGAATTCTGAAGTTGTTAAAGTAGTGAGTCAACTGAAGCCCTAATAACTTCATTTCACAACCAATCTTTCAACATGTGATCAATTTGAAATTATCTGAACATTCAATAGCATATATATAgccattattaatataaaaaaaatatacttaaaaacaGCCAGTGAAATGCTCTTCCCGCATATACAATTAATGTACCTAGGAAGAATTCGAAGGGTATACATATTTAgcttaaaataattaattattagTGTTTGCTTGACATGGTTTTGATAGCTGTACGTGAGGATAGATCTCCTGGAGGGAAGCATCGGCACAAACGTCCACGCCTTGAGGACATGCAGTCAATTTTTGGTACAGATGGAGGACTCAGCATAATGTCGGAAACAGATCGACGCTCAGAGATTTACGAACAGACAATAGAAGGCCTCATCCAGGCGAAAGCCGACCTGATGCCTCACTTTGATGGTAGGAATTTTGTGATGTTCTTTTATTAATCCCCTACTGGTGAAACCGGGAGAACGATAGGTTTCCTCCCTGTCTCactgtccgtctgtccatcaGCCAGTCCGTCCCCTCAGTTTTCCTCGCTTTCCTCAGCCATGCTTCAGTCAAAGTcagtgaaagttggtatgtaacttcagtatgggTAGCtacaagttcaagtttcagggGTTTTGGGttaaggtcaaagtcactgttactatatcTAGCGGGGGCCTGTAGGGGAAATATATTGCTTTTGCAATATCCAGCAtgcttttttaaaatatttgttacaGATTGAGTAAAGTTTGCTCTTTATACAGGTCTCAAAACTTCAGAATCCTTCATTCTCAATTCTGAATCTTTAAGACCAAAgtacaaacaaaaaaatgatattatgtTCTTTATGTGTGCATGACTGTATGAGAAAGCCAGGAAACTAATATACCCTTTAATAGTATTTTCATATCAAGAAGGACTTCCCCACATTACATTGGATATGGTTTGggataatatatattatgtgtacaTAAAAGCATATCCCCCAAATGTCTTAATGTTTGTCTTTGTCTTTTGTAGGTGCAACAGGTTTACAAAGTATGGGGATTAATGAAATGATGCAGTTTGGTTATGCTGAACTCAAATTTATAATTGATTGGGCAAAGAAAGTACCAGGTATGTGTACAGagaaaaactatatatagtacatggtTTGTATTAAATCACTTATTTTATTGGTTCCTATTTATAATACACAAACCCTGGAGAGTCCTCCTGTTGGGTAAATTACTTACTGAATTAGTCTTCACgacattaatgataattaacCTCATTGTGTAATTTGTGTTTGCACATTTTAAACCAAATTCTCTATACTTGTAAAGATTATGATATTTTGCAGGATGAACTATTATTATACCTATCACTCataaaatgaagaaataacCCTTGTTTTTTATAACATCAAAtagtaacaaaaaaaatcatttcattgATCCAATTGGAAAAGACAGTTTTGATATCTCTAGAGTCATTACAAAATGTTAATAGTATAAAACTACATGTTCAATCTCTTAAAATTAAATGTTCTATCAAATTTCATCTTTGGTTCCATAATTAGGTTTTCAGGATTTTTGTATTGAGGACCAAATGGCTCTCCTCAAATCGTCCTTCATGGAGCTGAACATTCTCCGACTTTCCTTCAGGTAGGTGTTGCAAAATATATtcgtaaagggagataactggtgATCTAACTAACATTCTGAGTCCTAATGTAGGCGACCAGGGTTGGATTCCCTGATCGGATTTGAAATGTTATGGTTGTCACTTGTATGATCAATAGTATTTTCTCCAGGTGCTCCAGTTTCCTCTAATAGTAAGATCCCTCTTGCGCTTCCATTAGGGGCAATGGTGATTGATATTATAGTTGATCATTTGTTTCATAATAAGTAACGACAGGGTGGTTACAGTAAATAGTTCTAGGTCAAATCACCAGTGTCTATCAGGGTTAGTTGTGTAACTGTAACCTGCAGGACAAGCTATGGGGTGTACGGAAATGAATTTCCTTGAATCAGTTTAATTGTCATATGTGGTTctaacaaaataatgcaatagaAGAATACATTCTGAAGGACCCATAAGGCCTAGTTTAGCAATATTGTTCTATTTTTATAGACTCAAGAAATTAAGTGCAACCCAACATTTGAATGTCATATGAGTAAAATACTGAATGTATCTATGATGTTGTTTACAGAGAAACATTGCAGCtttatttaacttttattttgttCACCTATATATCACAGAATTAATGAAATAGTAGTATATCAGTAAATTTAAGTAGATAGTAGGAATGGTGATTATCTCCCCTCGTATCAGTCAGAACTTCTGGGTTTCACACAATTCTGTGTAAAGAATTTAAGAATTTAAAGAGAAAACCCTTTCAAACATTAGGAGTAACCCTTTCAAACATTAGgagttatatacagtcaaacctcgatgattcgaacttcgttgattcaaatttctcgctgtatcaaactttttgcttggtcccgaatttaCTTACTATATAATGCTACTAACAAACTTATGcatgattcaaatttttacaaatcgaagttttcgatgtatcgaacttttttcatgacccgttagctatgataatcatattatacgtaattgacatctcatgattcgaacaaaacatttacctgtactgaccactggacaggtgtttcGTCGTGACCCCCGtggcaagatttcacacctctccctcAAATGCCCCGACTGACAATGGGGATAACGATAGCTTGTGTTGTCATTCCCGGTCAtagggttaattaataatcagaccaaattgatagataaaaggtgtatttagaagccatggcATTTAATCACTCCAATAAAACATTCCGGTAGTCATCTCTGAtgatctccgccgccattgaaatcagcggtcaGTAAATTTTATGGAACAGTAAAAACaagcggaccaattttaaacacaaccAATTACAGCTGaattagcgatgtcttcactcatattcaaagtgtcacgtttcaaacttatacataaatatccaagtaaatcgattatttgtcattcagtCTTGCATTCTCCAActgatcggcattccgtattttatatgcacataacgtaaacacacgtgtctttagcaggAAAGCCTAATGTAAATGTGCATTGTACatacttcttttgctttatctgttagACTTGATATAAGTGTTctgtaaccgatacatagtttgtttaattaataaaatgctaaggtataattaatgaaaagtatttttattttgttgtatttaaggtataaattaactaaacttttcgatgtgagcctgacaaTTGACACGAAGGCACCGAGGGCATGTaatgttaacagatatggtcattatcaagaaaacatcgatctattgtcaaccatgaataatttgaagtcccgctgtttcgaagtttttctgttagtcccttgaactttgAAACATCAAAGTCTTACTGTACAAGAGACATGATAttctgtcagtattaacatttaCTACTGttgtttgagaaaaaaatagTTCCCTTGTTACAAAATGCAACATGGTCATATGGTATGATTCACATTTGCTGAATTCCAAGTGTCCCCTATTACTATGATTAACTtgacaaaaaagaaaacattccATTGACCCTGACATCATTCCTGTCCAGTAAGCCTGCATTGTGAGATATATTGTAGAGTTGTGTAATGATTCAGCTGGAATGAATATTCTCAAAATTTTTACCATCAGGTGTACATTATTTGTTACAGGTCTATCGACTATGATGAATCCATTAAGTTTGCAGATGGCTTCATTCTGCCTACTGAGGTTGCCAAGGGGATGGGATTCGGGAAGGAGCTTGTGACGGCCATCAGCGAATTCAGTCGACGACTCAAGGAGATGGAGATGGACATTGTGGAATTCAACATCATGAATGCCAT
This genomic stretch from Pecten maximus chromosome 13, xPecMax1.1, whole genome shotgun sequence harbors:
- the LOC117341338 gene encoding retinoic acid receptor RXR-alpha-B-like, with the translated sequence MEQNHDPNPLSPGHIGMEQSVVNSSLPETTHIQIEQAQVASSGSNNPIAPRMQNVVIHMGESGDGLFSPDGNVVFSTQQHLETTSPNGQSPPPIYVSSLKPMNDNIIQIETVTDVQDQLDSSTKQSGMMSCLVCNDKGSGYHYSVFSCEGCKGFFKRTVQKNLMYTCKDVGNCNINKFTRNNCQYCRFMKCQQMGMKREAVREDRSPGGKHRHKRPRLEDMQSIFGTDGGLSIMSETDRRSEIYEQTIEGLIQAKADLMPHFDGATGLQSMGINEMMQFGYAELKFIIDWAKKVPGFQDFCIEDQMALLKSSFMELNILRLSFRSIDYDESIKFADGFILPTEVAKGMGFGKELVTAISEFSRRLKEMEMDIVEFNIMNAIVLTYPDAAGLKEKTSITVYQTKMLDVLRHYMTQSHPDDPRRYGKMLLRLPSLRTVSAKAAERFLSLTLDGSIQLNDLVLEMIN